The Mycolicibacterium doricum genome includes a region encoding these proteins:
- a CDS encoding cation-translocating P-type ATPase, whose protein sequence is MHFFALLFWSASGLAFVAGLPQLGVAILIVVVLNGLFAFAQEERAQHAAEGLRDMLPRQVTVVRDGLRRPVTADDLVVGDVVVLAEGDRISADATVLDAVALAVDTSALTGESVPEHPRPGDQLHAGCFVVEGEARAVVTRTGGRTRLAQLADLTSEHGRMPTPLRRELSRVSRVIALVAMAVGAAFFAVALFVGMPPSAGFLFAVGVTVAVVPEGLLPTVTLSLAMGAQRMARRHALVRHLEAVQTLGSTTVICTDKTGTLTRNEMSVVEAWTPVGSATVVGEGYQPNGTVDCAPGTLAALGEMASVARRCSSGRIELCDGVWLPRGDPMEAALDAFARRVGAVGSPVDTDHEQCRFPFDARRRRMSVVVGRRVLVKGAPDAVLALCRNTAGADDALQRLTGRGLRVLAVAMRDLRADEPLPASAEAAEQGLDLVGMVALHDPPRPGVESVIATCRRAGIRVAMITGDHPGTAEAIAREIGLIGDGPVLLGAELPHGLDELGRLLDRDGVVVARVDPETKLDIARALQRRGHIVAMTGDGVNDAPALREAAIGVAMGRSGTDVAREAADVVLLDDNFETIVAAIEQGRSTFTNIRRFLTYHLADNVAELAPFIVWALSAGHFPLAIGVLQVLALDIGTDVFPALALGAEPPDRRTLDKPAVRGHLLDRSVVIRAFGVLGPVEAAVALLAFLATFVADGWRPGDQFPGGQPLVTASGAAFAAIVLGQVANAFACRSATRPAWAVSVRTNRLLVAAIAAELAVLVILLYVPPVARLLGQAGPSVAGFTVALCAIPAVVVVDAAYKRLRRQRQRNYRP, encoded by the coding sequence GTGCATTTCTTCGCGTTGCTGTTTTGGTCGGCCAGCGGGCTGGCGTTCGTGGCTGGGCTCCCGCAGCTGGGTGTCGCGATCCTGATCGTGGTGGTACTCAATGGACTTTTCGCCTTCGCTCAAGAAGAGCGGGCGCAGCACGCCGCCGAGGGGCTGCGCGACATGCTTCCGCGGCAGGTGACCGTGGTGAGGGATGGGCTGAGGCGGCCCGTCACGGCGGACGATCTGGTGGTCGGCGACGTCGTGGTGCTCGCCGAAGGCGACAGGATATCGGCCGATGCCACCGTCCTCGACGCTGTGGCGCTGGCGGTGGACACCTCGGCGTTGACGGGGGAGAGTGTGCCCGAGCATCCCCGCCCCGGTGATCAGCTGCACGCCGGCTGCTTCGTCGTGGAGGGGGAGGCGCGCGCCGTCGTCACCCGCACCGGGGGTCGCACCAGGTTGGCCCAGCTCGCCGACCTCACCTCCGAGCACGGGCGCATGCCGACACCTCTGCGTCGGGAACTCTCCCGCGTCTCCCGTGTCATCGCGCTGGTCGCCATGGCGGTCGGGGCCGCGTTCTTCGCCGTTGCCCTGTTCGTCGGCATGCCTCCCTCGGCAGGATTCCTGTTCGCCGTCGGGGTGACCGTCGCAGTGGTCCCGGAGGGCCTGCTTCCCACGGTCACGTTGTCTTTGGCCATGGGGGCGCAGCGGATGGCGCGACGACATGCGCTGGTTCGCCACCTCGAGGCGGTGCAGACGTTGGGTTCGACCACCGTCATCTGCACCGACAAGACGGGGACGTTGACCAGGAACGAGATGTCGGTCGTCGAGGCGTGGACGCCCGTCGGCTCGGCCACCGTCGTCGGTGAAGGTTATCAACCGAACGGCACCGTGGATTGTGCGCCCGGGACCCTTGCGGCGCTTGGGGAAATGGCGTCGGTGGCGCGCCGGTGCTCTTCGGGGCGCATCGAGCTCTGCGACGGTGTCTGGCTGCCCCGCGGCGACCCCATGGAGGCGGCTCTGGACGCCTTCGCCCGGCGGGTCGGCGCCGTCGGGTCACCGGTCGACACCGACCATGAACAGTGCCGGTTCCCGTTCGACGCGCGACGGCGGCGGATGTCGGTCGTCGTCGGCCGGCGGGTGCTGGTCAAAGGGGCGCCCGACGCGGTTCTTGCGCTGTGCCGCAACACCGCTGGTGCCGACGACGCGCTGCAGCGCCTGACCGGGCGCGGACTGCGGGTGCTGGCGGTGGCGATGCGCGACCTCCGCGCAGACGAACCCCTTCCCGCTTCTGCGGAGGCCGCGGAGCAGGGTCTCGATTTGGTCGGCATGGTGGCGCTCCACGATCCGCCGCGTCCTGGTGTCGAGTCGGTGATAGCGACTTGCCGGCGCGCCGGCATCCGCGTCGCGATGATCACCGGTGACCACCCGGGAACCGCGGAGGCGATCGCCCGGGAGATCGGGCTGATCGGTGACGGGCCGGTGCTTCTCGGCGCTGAGCTGCCGCACGGCCTCGACGAGCTTGGTCGCCTGCTCGACCGGGACGGGGTCGTGGTGGCGCGGGTGGACCCCGAGACCAAATTGGACATCGCGCGGGCCCTGCAACGCCGAGGTCACATCGTCGCGATGACGGGCGACGGTGTCAACGACGCACCGGCGTTGCGCGAGGCCGCGATCGGGGTCGCGATGGGCAGGTCCGGTACCGATGTCGCGCGGGAAGCCGCTGACGTCGTGCTGCTCGACGACAACTTCGAGACGATCGTCGCGGCTATCGAACAGGGTCGGTCGACATTCACCAACATTCGCCGGTTCCTGACCTACCACCTCGCGGACAACGTCGCCGAACTCGCGCCGTTCATCGTGTGGGCGTTGAGCGCCGGTCACTTCCCCCTGGCGATCGGTGTGCTGCAGGTGCTCGCCCTCGACATCGGCACCGACGTGTTCCCCGCCCTGGCGCTGGGCGCCGAGCCACCCGACAGGCGGACCCTGGACAAACCTGCGGTGCGGGGCCACCTACTGGACCGTTCCGTGGTGATTCGTGCCTTCGGTGTCCTGGGGCCCGTCGAGGCCGCCGTCGCGCTCCTCGCCTTCCTCGCGACCTTCGTCGCGGACGGATGGCGCCCGGGTGATCAGTTCCCCGGTGGACAACCCCTTGTGACCGCGTCGGGCGCGGCGTTCGCCGCAATCGTGCTCGGTCAGGTGGCGAATGCGTTCGCGTGCCGCAGCGCCACCCGACCGGCGTGGGCGGTGTCGGTGCGGACGAACCGGCTGCTGGTGGCGGCGATCGCCGCCGAGTTGGCCGTCCTGGTGATCCTGCTCTACGTTCCCCCGGTCGCACGCCTGCTCGGGCAGGCCGGTCCGTCGGTCGCCGGCTTCACCGTCGCGCTCTGCGCCATACCGGCGGTCGTCGTCGTGGATGCGGCGTACAAACGGCTACGGCGGCAACGGCAAAGGAACTACCGGCCCTAG
- a CDS encoding GAF and ANTAR domain-containing protein — MDDHQYADTLRVAMSELTAEFSGSPNIAAILHRVTSAAVDLIGGVDCADILLISGPDNFRSIAATDQIAIQLDAAQQRFREGPCLDAAIDDVVSISNDLSEDQRWPRFAKSAVTAGVHSILSFRLYTHDARRGALNLFGRKRDVFTAEAETLGAMLATQAAIALIVEDKELHFRSALASRDIIGQAKGMIMERFDVDSLQAFELLKKLSQESNRRLVEIATELATKVR, encoded by the coding sequence TTGGATGACCACCAATACGCCGACACACTGCGCGTCGCGATGTCTGAACTGACCGCGGAATTCTCCGGGTCCCCCAATATCGCCGCCATCCTTCACCGGGTGACCAGCGCCGCGGTCGACCTGATCGGGGGCGTGGATTGCGCGGACATCCTACTGATCTCTGGACCCGACAACTTTAGGTCGATTGCAGCCACCGACCAGATCGCTATCCAACTCGATGCTGCCCAACAACGCTTCCGCGAAGGCCCATGCCTAGATGCGGCTATCGACGATGTGGTCAGCATCAGCAACGACCTCAGCGAGGATCAACGCTGGCCCCGATTCGCCAAATCAGCGGTCACCGCCGGCGTGCACAGCATCCTGTCATTCCGGCTTTACACCCACGATGCCCGGAGGGGCGCGTTAAATCTCTTCGGCCGCAAACGCGATGTGTTCACCGCCGAAGCCGAAACACTAGGAGCCATGCTGGCCACGCAGGCCGCGATCGCCCTAATTGTGGAGGACAAGGAACTGCACTTCCGCTCCGCGCTGGCCAGCAGGGACATCATTGGACAAGCCAAAGGCATGATCATGGAACGGTTTGACGTCGACTCGCTACAAGCCTTCGAACTGCTCAAGAAGTTGTCCCAGGAATCCAACAGACGACTTGTCGAGATCGCCACCGAACTAGCGACCAAGGTTCGCTAG
- the bluB gene encoding 5,6-dimethylbenzimidazole synthase → MTDHAFSGDERRAVYRAITERRDMRRFVPDEQVPEDVLSRILAAAHAAPSVGLMQPWRFIRITDTQLRRDIHGLVDEERQHTAAALGDRGDDFLALKVEGILDCAELFVVALRDGRSVHVFGRRTLPQMDLASVACAIQNMWLAARTEGIGMGWVSIFDPRRLAGLLEMPDGADPVAVICLGPVPQFPDRPVLELDQWAFGRPVAEFVTENRWE, encoded by the coding sequence GTGACCGACCACGCGTTCAGCGGCGACGAGCGCCGCGCCGTCTACCGGGCGATCACCGAGCGTCGCGATATGCGGCGGTTCGTGCCTGATGAGCAGGTACCCGAGGATGTGCTGTCGCGAATTCTGGCCGCCGCGCATGCCGCACCCAGTGTCGGCCTGATGCAGCCGTGGCGGTTCATCCGCATCACCGACACGCAGTTGCGCCGCGACATCCATGGCCTGGTCGACGAGGAGCGCCAGCACACCGCCGCGGCGCTGGGTGACCGCGGTGACGATTTCCTCGCGCTCAAAGTGGAGGGCATCCTGGACTGCGCTGAGCTGTTCGTGGTGGCCCTGCGCGACGGACGAAGTGTCCATGTGTTCGGCAGGCGCACACTGCCGCAAATGGATCTCGCCTCAGTGGCTTGCGCCATTCAGAACATGTGGCTGGCTGCGCGGACCGAAGGCATCGGCATGGGCTGGGTGTCCATCTTCGACCCACGCAGACTCGCGGGCCTGCTCGAGATGCCGGACGGCGCAGACCCCGTGGCGGTGATCTGCCTGGGACCGGTGCCCCAATTCCCCGACCGCCCTGTGCTCGAACTCGACCAGTGGGCGTTCGGACGCCCGGTGGCCGAATTCGTCACGGAAAACCGTTGGGAATGA
- a CDS encoding metal ABC transporter solute-binding protein, Zn/Mn family, with amino-acid sequence MTACSGGDDAAAPSTQAPGDCPTEPVSVVVSVDQWGGIVSQLGGDCAEVTTVLASSAVDPHDFEPAPKDAALFESAQLVVVNGGHYDEWATKLAASSAAAAPVVNALEVSASDDHAHEGEDPAPGGEEPAGEGDDHAGEANPHAWYNPAAVTAVADAVTAELRILAPEAAGYFDGRGTQFGDALAPYHRVIESIKATAAGKTYAATESVFDDMAAAVGLVNRTPEGYQVTSANETDPSPADLDAFLRLLNGRGVDVLIYNVQTEGSVPQRIRAAAEQAGVPVVEVTESVPPGASSFQSWQVDQLSTLAEALGVGG; translated from the coding sequence ATGACCGCCTGCTCTGGAGGCGACGATGCGGCGGCGCCGAGCACACAGGCACCCGGCGACTGCCCGACGGAGCCGGTGTCGGTGGTGGTGAGCGTCGACCAGTGGGGTGGCATCGTCTCCCAACTCGGGGGAGACTGCGCTGAGGTCACCACCGTTCTGGCCAGCTCCGCGGTCGACCCGCATGACTTCGAACCCGCACCCAAGGACGCGGCGCTCTTCGAGAGCGCTCAACTGGTCGTGGTCAACGGCGGTCACTACGACGAATGGGCCACCAAACTCGCGGCGAGTTCGGCGGCGGCCGCTCCGGTCGTGAACGCGCTCGAGGTCAGCGCCTCCGACGACCATGCACATGAAGGTGAAGATCCTGCGCCCGGGGGCGAGGAGCCCGCCGGCGAGGGCGACGACCATGCCGGCGAGGCGAACCCGCACGCCTGGTACAACCCCGCCGCGGTGACGGCCGTCGCTGACGCGGTCACCGCCGAACTCCGAATACTCGCGCCGGAGGCCGCCGGCTACTTCGACGGACGCGGGACCCAATTCGGAGACGCTCTCGCGCCCTACCACCGGGTCATCGAATCCATCAAGGCCACTGCCGCAGGCAAGACCTACGCCGCGACCGAGAGCGTGTTCGACGACATGGCTGCCGCCGTCGGGCTGGTGAACCGTACCCCGGAGGGCTATCAGGTCACCTCCGCGAACGAGACCGATCCCTCACCCGCTGACCTCGACGCCTTCCTACGGCTGCTGAATGGCCGAGGGGTCGACGTCCTCATCTATAACGTCCAGACAGAAGGTTCTGTGCCGCAACGGATCCGCGCCGCTGCCGAACAGGCTGGGGTACCGGTCGTCGAGGTGACCGAATCCGTGCCGCCCGGCGCTTCCTCGTTCCAGTCCTGGCAGGTGGACCAACTGTCCACGCTGGCCGAGGCGCTCGGTGTCGGCGGGTGA
- a CDS encoding LacI family DNA-binding transcriptional regulator produces the protein MPRSPEPRRHATLASLAAELKVSRTTISNAYNRPDQLSAELRERIFTAAKRLGYPGPDPVARSLRTRRAGAVGLMITEPLNYSFSDPAALDFVAGLAESCEEAGQGLLLVAVGPNRTLEDGSAAVLAAGVDGFVIYSASDDDPYLPVVQQRHLPVVVVDQPRDVPGTSRVGIDDRAAMRGLTEYVLSLGHREIGLLTMRLGLERPDGSRQPAVADPEALRTPRFHVQRERIGGVYDAIAAAGLDRRAVTVVESYEHLPTSGGAAAEVALATNPRLTALMCTADVLALSAMDHLRSRGIYVPGQMTVTGFDGIPDAVRRGLTTVVQPSMEKGRRAGRLLHQPPRNGLAVVDILDTRMVRGRTAGPPA, from the coding sequence ATGCCCAGGAGTCCGGAGCCGCGGCGGCACGCGACCCTGGCCTCGCTCGCCGCGGAGCTGAAGGTCAGCCGCACCACGATCTCCAATGCGTACAACCGGCCCGACCAGCTGTCGGCCGAACTGCGCGAGCGGATCTTCACCGCCGCCAAGCGACTTGGCTACCCCGGACCCGATCCGGTGGCCAGGTCGCTGCGCACCCGCAGGGCCGGTGCCGTCGGACTGATGATCACCGAACCGCTGAACTATTCCTTCAGCGATCCCGCTGCGTTGGACTTCGTTGCCGGCCTTGCCGAATCCTGTGAGGAGGCCGGCCAGGGGCTGCTCCTGGTCGCCGTCGGGCCGAACCGCACCCTGGAGGACGGTTCGGCGGCTGTCCTGGCCGCAGGCGTCGACGGTTTCGTCATCTACTCCGCCAGTGACGACGACCCGTATCTGCCCGTCGTGCAGCAACGGCACCTGCCGGTCGTCGTGGTGGACCAGCCCAGAGACGTTCCCGGCACCTCCCGGGTCGGCATCGACGACCGGGCGGCGATGCGTGGGCTCACCGAATATGTCCTGTCTCTTGGCCATCGGGAGATCGGGTTGCTCACGATGCGCCTCGGACTCGAGCGGCCCGACGGTAGCCGGCAACCCGCTGTCGCCGACCCCGAGGCGCTACGGACACCGCGATTTCACGTCCAGCGTGAGCGCATCGGAGGCGTGTACGACGCGATAGCAGCGGCCGGCCTTGACCGGCGTGCGGTGACGGTCGTCGAGAGCTACGAGCACCTGCCCACCTCAGGTGGTGCCGCCGCCGAGGTGGCACTGGCCACCAATCCGCGGCTGACCGCACTGATGTGCACGGCTGACGTACTGGCCCTGTCGGCGATGGACCATCTGCGTTCGCGCGGTATCTACGTCCCCGGTCAGATGACGGTCACGGGGTTCGACGGGATTCCCGACGCGGTGCGCCGCGGCCTGACCACGGTAGTGCAACCCAGCATGGAGAAGGGGCGTCGCGCCGGCCGGCTACTACACCAGCCGCCTCGCAACGGTCTGGCCGTCGTCGACATCCTCGACACCCGCATGGTGCGCGGCCGCACCGCCGGTCCGCCGGCCTGA
- a CDS encoding metal ABC transporter ATP-binding protein — MSAGDPALTFRDVSVVRGRRTVWSEADFDVPAGGVVAVIGNNGAGKTTLLQVVLGLLPPSAGRVEVFGRPPGALNGQIGYVPQNYGSNAGEAVRARDAVMLGLNGHRWGLGRASRQDRERVATVLAAVDATEIADRRLSQLSGGQRQRIALAEALVGRPKMLILDEPLAALDMRSQHELVALVKRVNEDFGVTVLVVAHDLNPLLPILTGAIYLLDGHPHYDALDGVVDEKLLTHLYGAAVEVVRTPKGDLYVRRSS; from the coding sequence GTGTCGGCGGGTGATCCGGCGCTGACGTTCCGTGACGTCAGCGTGGTCCGGGGGCGTCGCACCGTCTGGTCGGAGGCCGACTTCGACGTCCCCGCGGGCGGTGTCGTCGCAGTCATCGGCAACAACGGGGCAGGCAAGACCACCCTGCTGCAGGTGGTGCTCGGCCTGCTACCGCCGTCGGCCGGTCGTGTCGAGGTGTTCGGCAGACCGCCCGGGGCGCTCAACGGTCAGATCGGTTATGTCCCGCAGAACTACGGATCGAACGCCGGGGAGGCCGTCCGCGCCCGGGATGCCGTCATGCTCGGCCTCAACGGGCACCGGTGGGGGCTGGGCCGGGCGTCGCGGCAGGACCGCGAGCGCGTCGCTACAGTGCTGGCCGCAGTCGACGCGACGGAGATCGCCGACCGGCGGCTCTCCCAACTGTCGGGCGGGCAGCGTCAGCGAATCGCACTCGCCGAGGCACTGGTCGGCCGCCCCAAGATGCTCATCCTCGACGAACCGCTGGCTGCGCTCGATATGCGCAGCCAGCACGAACTCGTCGCGCTGGTGAAGAGGGTCAACGAAGACTTCGGCGTCACCGTGCTGGTCGTCGCGCACGATCTGAACCCGCTGCTGCCCATCCTGACCGGAGCGATCTACCTGCTCGACGGACATCCGCACTACGACGCTCTCGACGGGGTGGTCGACGAGAAACTGCTCACCCACCTTTACGGTGCGGCCGTCGAAGTGGTGCGCACCCCGAAGGGCGACCTCTATGTGCGGAGGAGCTCATGA
- a CDS encoding metal ABC transporter permease: MTTTALALSYQENWWQILTSAFMRNALLGGTIVALAAGLIGYFVVVRNTAFAAHALAHIGLPGATGAVLLGLPVALGLGAFCIGGALVIGALGRRAADREVATGTVLAMATGLGLLFNSLATRNSSTMTNVLFGNLLAITGEQIVSFAVLLGVLSAGIGVIYRPLLFASVNAQVADAKGVPVRGLSVVFMVLLGLTVTMAVQAVGTLLLFALVVTPAAAAIMLTARPAAAIALSTAINLVAVWVGLALSAMFNAPPSFVIVTIACGVWAAVWTVERVLRSSADRVLVT, from the coding sequence ATGACCACGACCGCGTTGGCGCTGAGTTACCAGGAGAACTGGTGGCAGATCCTGACGTCGGCGTTCATGCGAAACGCACTTCTCGGCGGCACCATCGTCGCGTTGGCCGCCGGGCTGATCGGCTACTTCGTCGTCGTGCGCAACACCGCGTTCGCCGCGCACGCGCTCGCCCACATCGGCCTGCCCGGCGCGACGGGCGCGGTGCTTCTCGGGCTCCCGGTCGCTCTGGGCCTCGGGGCGTTCTGCATCGGCGGTGCCCTGGTGATCGGCGCGCTGGGCCGGCGGGCGGCCGACCGAGAGGTCGCGACCGGAACGGTATTGGCGATGGCGACCGGCCTCGGATTGCTGTTCAACTCTCTGGCGACGCGCAACTCCAGCACGATGACCAACGTGCTGTTCGGAAACCTACTGGCCATCACCGGAGAGCAGATCGTGTCGTTCGCGGTGCTGCTCGGTGTGCTGTCGGCGGGTATCGGCGTGATCTACCGGCCGCTGTTGTTCGCCTCCGTGAACGCTCAGGTGGCCGATGCCAAGGGCGTACCGGTGCGCGGCCTTTCGGTGGTGTTCATGGTGCTGCTCGGCCTCACGGTGACAATGGCCGTGCAGGCGGTCGGGACACTGCTGCTGTTCGCGTTGGTCGTGACGCCCGCGGCGGCGGCGATCATGTTGACTGCCAGGCCGGCGGCGGCGATCGCGCTGTCGACGGCGATCAACCTGGTCGCGGTGTGGGTGGGTCTTGCGTTGTCGGCCATGTTCAACGCTCCGCCGAGTTTCGTCATCGTCACGATCGCGTGCGGCGTCTGGGCCGCGGTGTGGACTGTCGAACGCGTATTGCGGTCGTCGGCCGACCGCGTGCTGGTGACCTGA